The Anoplolepis gracilipes chromosome 14, ASM4749672v1, whole genome shotgun sequence genome includes a window with the following:
- the LOC140673137 gene encoding A disintegrin and metalloproteinase with thrombospondin motifs 9 isoform X1 yields the protein MSRMSNRVATISAALGIVFLVILLVILWSNVHNVDRIGDVGRIWNDSTEQFLSNTDRPIVNEASPPPPPPPPLLPLLPLPLSPRKKQTVEDADDVVTFNSHLIEQNFTNEVLSKETQSTKQHHNASSIDVLPFAKGNLEYVKPFKISQNQYEDPPEEFSTAKRHHSGHFRHASAEVWDPHPQYEFTAFGRRFRLRLAHDASFISPDIKVTHMSENTTRREHAGHQLGCYYSGSVDGDPSSAVSVSLCHGMTGHVKTSMGSYFIKPTEHWREDDKDSLGSSLQHAIYRVPAATSNSNDDNSSFNIPEDIVKTRNCGVIDYNSNDRPVSLTDDTSAREIYVGARSRERRSLMTRKTASLEREQQGQGYEHFVERSEHRLNFFQKDYDDSYQNEEEYTQNPKMDSNSFVTWRPRRALPREYFIEIMVVADAKMVEYHGSGLVGYILVLMSTVSRIYKDQSIGNPVSIAVMKIINTDEVFGIKHSGSDGIAAAEMLKQFCQWQKRNNPDEPSPEHHDAALLLTRENLCHNPGQKRCDTLGLAELGRMCSPGSSCAIVQDNGLAAAFTIAHEIGHVLNMPHDDDAKCTGFRNRSGVHNVMSRMLDDNTFPWEWSKCSRHYVTEFLEAGYANCLLDEPSKTMERQDSRLPGEDYSENKQCELVFGQGSRICPHMVSDVCRRLWCTAPLWDHHQQCHTQHMPWADGTPCGVDKWCHRGECVSRRNLEPVDGQWGEWGRYGECSRTCGGGIKRKYRECDNPAPKNGGNYCIGERVKYRSCGTRECPPGSSDFREQQCSKFDNNNFNIQNLARDVKWHAKYTRILPQDRCKLYCQVESNQYYMLRDKVIDGTSCGPDTFHICVNGQCKPAGCDHVLNSTAELDTCGVCRGDNSTCQRITGSYNTSIYGYTKVAKIPAGSSYIDIRQHGWLGSHNDSNYLALRIGEDGEYILNGNFMVMHRKVIVHPGVTIEYSGPESVVERLNSSRPIVIDLILEVLSVGNVYPPQITYEYTVPKKILNRFTWLLSDWSTCNRMCQGMKYRKAICRGTEQKDEVPDDYCRDEEKPQEDSQICNAYCMLQWQMISVSECSNHCGPGVRTVTWRCVQILLDFPSHLPRPVPAHACLHIEKPSEHQSCIGPCDDTHWSYSEWNACSVSCGGGVQLRSAICVDANERQVREENCVKQEKHLKRICGQEACPKWDLGEWSPCSVTCGMGKRHRASWCQVENRVVPRTFCSGGTLVTTTETCDAGSCYQWHAGDWSPCSVTCGEGILRRKVVCQNADGLTSDECSISEKPETSIACTLKPCIIVVSLPPITYASNPPREEPSQQDNEIDSNGITFHSGYKWHVGSYGECSRKCNVGYKSRIVKCISSETGVVAPDYYCDSNQQPMIKMACNHHPCPTWNTGDWSECNVECGDGFQHRQVRCQSHHGETLPDEECIDEQPKYVRRCQKESCKSNPKNIKENNLESNIVRRWKMSNWTPCSKSCGTGIQTRRVDCTMKRGSHGPEIPVKDEQCLRSKLRKPKSQRSCQRVACDYIWQEGTWSECSMECGEGIQRRAVTCHRVNYYGWIDPTPTEGCPLDQKPAENQICKQRECSDKYYWVAGTWRKCSHPCGRKGRQIRKVYCHDAIGKKVARFHCSAEYKPQRKRKCNQRKCGPVTCLEIQKRLKATTDGEYPLLIGGRNMTIYCHGMSSVEPREYLTLLAGDSENYAEIYDKRLKYPHTCPFNGQRNDSCNCVSELGTVSGRTMFKRVRIDPARLYIIANDYTFSWTKGMKRVEYGKAGDCYSLTDCPQGRFSINLRGTTLRLSPTVTWVTETSSTFFAINKINDQRILGKCGGYCGFCKPKTGLKLDVLPP from the exons TCATCCGCAATACGAATTTACCGCCTTTGGAAGACGATTTCGTTTGCGATTAGCACATGACGCTAGTTTTATATCTCCTGATATAAAG GTGACGCATATGAGCGAGAACACAACTAGAAGAGAACACGCTGGTCATCAGTTGGGTTGTTATTACAGCGGGTCAGTCGACGGCGATCCAAGTTCAGCGGTCAGTGTCAGCCTTTGTCACGGAATG ACTGGTCATGTGAAAACGTCAATGGGaagctattttattaaacccACCGAACATTGGCGCGAGGATGACAAGGATTCGCTTGGATCTTCGTTACAACATGCAATCTATCGCGTACCCGCAGCAACGTCCAACTCGAACGACGATAACTCCAGCTTTAATATTCCCGAAGACATAGTTAAGACTCGTAACTGTGGCGTCATTG ATTATAACTCCAACGACAGACCCGTCTCGTTAACGGATGATACTTCTGCTCGTGAAATTTATGTTGGAGCGCGTTCGCGAGAGCGTAGATCATTGATGACACGAAAAACCGCATCATTGGAACGAGAGCAACAAGGACAGGGATATGAGCACTTTGTAGAACGGAGCGAGCATcgtctaaatttttttcaaaaggatTACGACGACAG CTATCAGAACGAGGAGGAGTACACGCAAAATCCAAAAATGGATTCCAATTCCTTCGTTACGTGGAGACCACGGCGAGCGTTACCGCGTGAATATTTCATCGAGATCATGGTGGTGGCGGATGCGAAAATGGTGGAATACCATGGCAGCGGCTTAGTCGGTTACATTCTTGTCTTAATGAGTACG GTTTCACGTATCTATAAAGACCAATCTATCGGCAATCCGGTGAGTATAGCTGTGATGAAGATTATCAATACTGACGAGGTATTTGGTATCAAGCATAGCGGAAGTGACGGAATCGCGGCGGCCGAAatgttaaaacaattttgcCAGTGGCAGAAACGCAACAATCCGGATGAACCCTCGCCGGAACATCATGATGCTGCGCTTCTGTTAACCAG gGAAAATTTATGTCACAATCCGGGTCAGAAACGTTGCGATACTTTGGGCTTGGCCGAGTTGGGTAGAATGTGCTCGCCAGGATCTTCATGCGCAATTGTACAGGATAATGGATTGGCTGCGGCGTTTACCATCGCGCACGAAATTGGTCACGT GCTCAACATGCCGCACGATGACGATGCCAAATGCACAGGTTTTAGGAATCGTTCTGGTGTGCACAACGTGATGTCCCGCATGCTGGACGATAATACTTTTCCCTGGGAATGGTCCAAATGTTCCCGACACTATGTCACCGAATTTCTTGA AGCCGGATATGCCAATTGTTTGCTGGACGAACCAAGTAAAACGATGGAGAGACAGGATAGTCGATTACCCGGTGAGGATTATTCAGAAAACAAACAGTGTGAGCTCGTCTTTGGGCAAGGATCTAGAATCTGTCCTCACATGGTGAGTGATG TATGTAGGAGACTGTGGTGCACCGCGCCACTGTGGGATCACCATCAGCAGTGTCATACCCAGCATATGCCGTGGGCCGATGGTACACCCTGCGGTGTCGACAAGTGGTGTCATCGCGGCGAATGTGTCTCGCGCAGGAATCTTGAGCCAGTGGATGGTCAGTGGGGCGAATGGGGAAGGTATGGCGAATGCTCGCGGACTTGCGGCGGCGGTATCAAAAGAAAGTATCGCGAATGCGATAATCCAGCGCCGAAGAACGGCGGCAATTACTGTATCGGCGAACGTGTCAAATACCGCAGTTGCGGCACTAGAGAATGCCCGCCAGGTAGTTCAGATTTCAG ggaACAACAATGCTCGAAATTTGACAACAACAATTTCAACATTCAGAATCTCGCTAGGGATGTCAAGTGGCATGCAAAATACACTAGAA TACTACCGCAAGACCGTTGCAAACTATACTGCCAAGTGGAAAGTAATCAGTATTACATGTTACGTGATAAAGTAATCGATGGAACATCCTGTGGGCCTGACACTTTTCACATATGCGTTAACGGTCAATGCAAACCGGCTGGATGTGATCATGTGTTGAATTCGACAGCCGAGCTCGATACTTGTGGCGTCTGTAGAGGCGACAATTCCACTTGTCAGAGAATCACCGGCTCCTACAACACCAGTATATACGGTTATACGAAAGTAGCTAAAATACCTGCCGGTAGCAGCTACATCGACATTAGACAACACGGATGGCTAGGCTCACATAATGACAGTAATTATCTTG CGCTACGAATTGGAGAAGATGGTGAATATATTCTAAACGGCAACTTTATGGTAATGCATCGTAAGGTAATTGTGCATCCGGGCGTCACCATCGAATATAGCGGACCAGAATCGGTTGTAGAACGTTTAAATAGTTCACGACCCATcgttattgatttaattttggaG GTATTATCTGTAGGGAACGTGTATCCGCCGCAAATCACATACGAGTATACTGTGccgaaaaaaattctaaaccGTTTTACATGGTTGCTCAGCGATTGGTCCACTTGCAATCGAATGTGCCAGGGTATGAAATATCGTAAAGCCATATGTAGGGGCACCGAGCAAAAGGACGAGGTGCCTGATGATTATTGCAGAGACGAGGAAAAGCCGCAAGAAGACAGTCAGATATGCAACGCATATTGCATGCTACA GTGGCAGATGATTTCTGTGTCCGAATGCTCGAATCATTGTGGCCCAGGCGTGCGGACCGTTACTTGGCGGTGCGTTCAAATTCTGCTAGATTTTCCGTCGCATCTCCCGCGACCGGTACCGGCGCACGCATGCCTGCATATTGAGAAACCGAGCGAGCATCAGTCGTGCATAGGCCCGTGCGACGACACTCATTGGAGTTACAGCGAATGGAACGCCTGTAGTGTCTCGTGCGGCGGTGGCGTACAATTGAGAAGCGCGATATGCGTAGATGCAAACGAGAGGCAGGTACGAGAGGAAAATTGCGTCAAACAAGAGAAGCATCTCAAGAGAATATGCGGCCAGGAAGCTTGTCCGAAATGGGATCTAGGAGAATGGAGTCCG TGTTCCGTAACTTGTGGCATGGGAAAACGGCATAGAGCCTCCTGGTGCCAAGTCGAGAATCGCGTAGTACCGCGTACCTTTTGTAGCGGTGGTACATTGGTTACAACGACAGAAACCTGCGATGCTGGTTCTTGTTATCAGTGGCATGCCGGCGACTGGAGTCCG TGTTCGGTGACATGTGGCGAAGGAATATTGCGCAGAAAAGTCGTTTGCCAGAATGCCGATGGCTTGACGAGCGACGAATGTTCCATATCCGAGAAACCGGAAACTTCAATTGCTTGCACGCTAAAACCGTGCATCATTGTC GTCAGTCTACCGCCCATCACTTATGCATCCAATCCTCCGCGGGAAGAACCCTCTCAACAGGACAATGAAATTGACAGCAATGGTATCACGTTCCATTCGGGTTACAAATGGCATGTAGGATCTTATGGAGAG tgtTCGCGAAAATGTAATGTCGGATACAAAAGTAGAATAGTGAAGTGTATATCTTCAGAAACAGGAGTAGTCGCGCCCGATTATTATTGCGACTCTAACCAACAACCAATGATCAAAATGGCATGCAATCATCATCCATGCCCAACTTGGAATACCGGTGATTGGAGCGAG TGCAATGTAGAGTGCGGTGATGGATTCCAGCATCGCCAAGTTCGCTGCCAAAGTCATCATGGCGAAACTTTACCGGACGAGGAATGTATTGACGAACAACCGAAATACGTGCGGAGATGTCAGAAAGAATCTTGTAAGAGTAATCCTAAAAACATCAAGGAGAATAATTTAGAATCTAACATTGTCCGCAGATGGAAAATGTCTAATTGGACTCCC tgCTCGAAATCGTGTGGTACTGGGATTCAGACGCGAAGAGTGGACTGTACAATGAAAAGAGGCAGCCATGGACCGGAAATACCTGTTAAAGACGAGCAGTGCTTGAGATCGAAATTACGCAAGCCAAAATCTCAGAGATCGTGCCAACGCGTTGCTTGTGACTATATCTGGCAAGAAGGCACTTGGTCGGAG TGTTCGATGGAATGTGGTGAAGGAATACAACGTCGTGCAGTCACTTGCCATCGAGTGAATTACTATGGATGGATCGATCCCACCCCAACCGAAGGTTGTCCATTGGATCAGAAACCGGCTGAGAATCAAATTTGTAAACAACGAGAGTGtagcgataaatattattgggTCGCTGGCACATGGCGGAAA TGTAGCCATCCTTGTGGACGTAAAGGTCGACAAATCCGTAAAGTTTATTGTCACGATGCAATCGGTAAAAAAGTTGCGCGATTTCATTGTTCAGCCGAATATAAACCGCAACGGAAACGTAAGTGTAATCAAAGAAAATGCGGACCAGTTACTTGCCTTGAAATACAGAAACGACTCAAAGCTACCACAGACGGTGAATATCCATTATTAATTGGTGGCAGGAACATGACGATTTATTGTCACGGAATGTCGAGCGTCGAGCCACGAGAATATCTGACATTGCTAGCTGGTGATAGCGAGAATTATGCAGAAATTTACGACAAAAG GTTGAAATATCCACACACGTGCCCATTTAACGGTCAAAGGAACGACAGCTGCAACTGTGTGTCCGAATTGGGAACAGTTTCTGGTAGAACAATGTTCAAAAGGGTACGCATAGATCCTGCGAGACTTTATATTATAG CAAATGATTACACGTTTTCGTGGACGAAAGGAATGAAACGCGTCGAGTACGGCAAAGCCGGTGATTGTTATAGCCTTACTGATTGTCCGCAAGGACGTTTCAGCATCAATTTAAGAGGAACCACTTTGAGATTATCGCCAACAGTTACATGGGTTACGGAAACTTCAAGTACTTTTTTCGCGATCAATAAAATC AACGATCAGCGAATTCTTGGTAAATGTGGCGGTTATTGTGGCTTTTGTAAGCCGAAGACAGGTCTAAAACTGGATGTATTACCTCCCTAG
- the LOC140673137 gene encoding A disintegrin and metalloproteinase with thrombospondin motifs 9 isoform X2 gives MSRMSNRVATISAALGIVFLVILLVILWSNVHNVDRIGDVGRIWNDSTEQFLSNTDRPIVNEASPPPPPPPPLLPLLPLPLSPRKKQTVEDADDVVTFNSHLIEQNFTNEVLSKETQSTKQHHNASSIDVLPFAKGNLEYVKPFKISQNQYEDPPEEFSTAKRHHSGHFRHASAEVWDPHPQYEFTAFGRRFRLRLAHDASFISPDIKVTHMSENTTRREHAGHQLGCYYSGSVDGDPSSAVSVSLCHGMTGHVKTSMGSYFIKPTEHWREDDKDSLGSSLQHAIYRVPAATSNSNDDNSSFNIPEDIVKTRNCGVIDYNSNDRPVSLTDDTSAREIYVGARSRERRSLMTRKTASLEREQQGQGYEHFVERSEHRLNFFQKDYDDSYQNEEEYTQNPKMDSNSFVTWRPRRALPREYFIEIMVVADAKMVEYHGSGLVGYILVLMSTVSRIYKDQSIGNPVSIAVMKIINTDEVFGIKHSGSDGIAAAEMLKQFCQWQKRNNPDEPSPEHHDAALLLTRENLCHNPGQKRCDTLGLAELGRMCSPGSSCAIVQDNGLAAAFTIAHEIGHVLNMPHDDDAKCTGFRNRSGVHNVMSRMLDDNTFPWEWSKCSRHYVTEFLEAGYANCLLDEPSKTMERQDSRLPGEDYSENKQCELVFGQGSRICPHMAVCRRLWCTAPLWDHHQQCHTQHMPWADGTPCGVDKWCHRGECVSRRNLEPVDGQWGEWGRYGECSRTCGGGIKRKYRECDNPAPKNGGNYCIGERVKYRSCGTRECPPGSSDFREQQCSKFDNNNFNIQNLARDVKWHAKYTRILPQDRCKLYCQVESNQYYMLRDKVIDGTSCGPDTFHICVNGQCKPAGCDHVLNSTAELDTCGVCRGDNSTCQRITGSYNTSIYGYTKVAKIPAGSSYIDIRQHGWLGSHNDSNYLALRIGEDGEYILNGNFMVMHRKVIVHPGVTIEYSGPESVVERLNSSRPIVIDLILEVLSVGNVYPPQITYEYTVPKKILNRFTWLLSDWSTCNRMCQGMKYRKAICRGTEQKDEVPDDYCRDEEKPQEDSQICNAYCMLQWQMISVSECSNHCGPGVRTVTWRCVQILLDFPSHLPRPVPAHACLHIEKPSEHQSCIGPCDDTHWSYSEWNACSVSCGGGVQLRSAICVDANERQVREENCVKQEKHLKRICGQEACPKWDLGEWSPCSVTCGMGKRHRASWCQVENRVVPRTFCSGGTLVTTTETCDAGSCYQWHAGDWSPCSVTCGEGILRRKVVCQNADGLTSDECSISEKPETSIACTLKPCIIVVSLPPITYASNPPREEPSQQDNEIDSNGITFHSGYKWHVGSYGECSRKCNVGYKSRIVKCISSETGVVAPDYYCDSNQQPMIKMACNHHPCPTWNTGDWSECNVECGDGFQHRQVRCQSHHGETLPDEECIDEQPKYVRRCQKESCKSNPKNIKENNLESNIVRRWKMSNWTPCSKSCGTGIQTRRVDCTMKRGSHGPEIPVKDEQCLRSKLRKPKSQRSCQRVACDYIWQEGTWSECSMECGEGIQRRAVTCHRVNYYGWIDPTPTEGCPLDQKPAENQICKQRECSDKYYWVAGTWRKCSHPCGRKGRQIRKVYCHDAIGKKVARFHCSAEYKPQRKRKCNQRKCGPVTCLEIQKRLKATTDGEYPLLIGGRNMTIYCHGMSSVEPREYLTLLAGDSENYAEIYDKRLKYPHTCPFNGQRNDSCNCVSELGTVSGRTMFKRVRIDPARLYIIANDYTFSWTKGMKRVEYGKAGDCYSLTDCPQGRFSINLRGTTLRLSPTVTWVTETSSTFFAINKINDQRILGKCGGYCGFCKPKTGLKLDVLPP, from the exons TCATCCGCAATACGAATTTACCGCCTTTGGAAGACGATTTCGTTTGCGATTAGCACATGACGCTAGTTTTATATCTCCTGATATAAAG GTGACGCATATGAGCGAGAACACAACTAGAAGAGAACACGCTGGTCATCAGTTGGGTTGTTATTACAGCGGGTCAGTCGACGGCGATCCAAGTTCAGCGGTCAGTGTCAGCCTTTGTCACGGAATG ACTGGTCATGTGAAAACGTCAATGGGaagctattttattaaacccACCGAACATTGGCGCGAGGATGACAAGGATTCGCTTGGATCTTCGTTACAACATGCAATCTATCGCGTACCCGCAGCAACGTCCAACTCGAACGACGATAACTCCAGCTTTAATATTCCCGAAGACATAGTTAAGACTCGTAACTGTGGCGTCATTG ATTATAACTCCAACGACAGACCCGTCTCGTTAACGGATGATACTTCTGCTCGTGAAATTTATGTTGGAGCGCGTTCGCGAGAGCGTAGATCATTGATGACACGAAAAACCGCATCATTGGAACGAGAGCAACAAGGACAGGGATATGAGCACTTTGTAGAACGGAGCGAGCATcgtctaaatttttttcaaaaggatTACGACGACAG CTATCAGAACGAGGAGGAGTACACGCAAAATCCAAAAATGGATTCCAATTCCTTCGTTACGTGGAGACCACGGCGAGCGTTACCGCGTGAATATTTCATCGAGATCATGGTGGTGGCGGATGCGAAAATGGTGGAATACCATGGCAGCGGCTTAGTCGGTTACATTCTTGTCTTAATGAGTACG GTTTCACGTATCTATAAAGACCAATCTATCGGCAATCCGGTGAGTATAGCTGTGATGAAGATTATCAATACTGACGAGGTATTTGGTATCAAGCATAGCGGAAGTGACGGAATCGCGGCGGCCGAAatgttaaaacaattttgcCAGTGGCAGAAACGCAACAATCCGGATGAACCCTCGCCGGAACATCATGATGCTGCGCTTCTGTTAACCAG gGAAAATTTATGTCACAATCCGGGTCAGAAACGTTGCGATACTTTGGGCTTGGCCGAGTTGGGTAGAATGTGCTCGCCAGGATCTTCATGCGCAATTGTACAGGATAATGGATTGGCTGCGGCGTTTACCATCGCGCACGAAATTGGTCACGT GCTCAACATGCCGCACGATGACGATGCCAAATGCACAGGTTTTAGGAATCGTTCTGGTGTGCACAACGTGATGTCCCGCATGCTGGACGATAATACTTTTCCCTGGGAATGGTCCAAATGTTCCCGACACTATGTCACCGAATTTCTTGA AGCCGGATATGCCAATTGTTTGCTGGACGAACCAAGTAAAACGATGGAGAGACAGGATAGTCGATTACCCGGTGAGGATTATTCAGAAAACAAACAGTGTGAGCTCGTCTTTGGGCAAGGATCTAGAATCTGTCCTCACATG GCAGTATGTAGGAGACTGTGGTGCACCGCGCCACTGTGGGATCACCATCAGCAGTGTCATACCCAGCATATGCCGTGGGCCGATGGTACACCCTGCGGTGTCGACAAGTGGTGTCATCGCGGCGAATGTGTCTCGCGCAGGAATCTTGAGCCAGTGGATGGTCAGTGGGGCGAATGGGGAAGGTATGGCGAATGCTCGCGGACTTGCGGCGGCGGTATCAAAAGAAAGTATCGCGAATGCGATAATCCAGCGCCGAAGAACGGCGGCAATTACTGTATCGGCGAACGTGTCAAATACCGCAGTTGCGGCACTAGAGAATGCCCGCCAGGTAGTTCAGATTTCAG ggaACAACAATGCTCGAAATTTGACAACAACAATTTCAACATTCAGAATCTCGCTAGGGATGTCAAGTGGCATGCAAAATACACTAGAA TACTACCGCAAGACCGTTGCAAACTATACTGCCAAGTGGAAAGTAATCAGTATTACATGTTACGTGATAAAGTAATCGATGGAACATCCTGTGGGCCTGACACTTTTCACATATGCGTTAACGGTCAATGCAAACCGGCTGGATGTGATCATGTGTTGAATTCGACAGCCGAGCTCGATACTTGTGGCGTCTGTAGAGGCGACAATTCCACTTGTCAGAGAATCACCGGCTCCTACAACACCAGTATATACGGTTATACGAAAGTAGCTAAAATACCTGCCGGTAGCAGCTACATCGACATTAGACAACACGGATGGCTAGGCTCACATAATGACAGTAATTATCTTG CGCTACGAATTGGAGAAGATGGTGAATATATTCTAAACGGCAACTTTATGGTAATGCATCGTAAGGTAATTGTGCATCCGGGCGTCACCATCGAATATAGCGGACCAGAATCGGTTGTAGAACGTTTAAATAGTTCACGACCCATcgttattgatttaattttggaG GTATTATCTGTAGGGAACGTGTATCCGCCGCAAATCACATACGAGTATACTGTGccgaaaaaaattctaaaccGTTTTACATGGTTGCTCAGCGATTGGTCCACTTGCAATCGAATGTGCCAGGGTATGAAATATCGTAAAGCCATATGTAGGGGCACCGAGCAAAAGGACGAGGTGCCTGATGATTATTGCAGAGACGAGGAAAAGCCGCAAGAAGACAGTCAGATATGCAACGCATATTGCATGCTACA GTGGCAGATGATTTCTGTGTCCGAATGCTCGAATCATTGTGGCCCAGGCGTGCGGACCGTTACTTGGCGGTGCGTTCAAATTCTGCTAGATTTTCCGTCGCATCTCCCGCGACCGGTACCGGCGCACGCATGCCTGCATATTGAGAAACCGAGCGAGCATCAGTCGTGCATAGGCCCGTGCGACGACACTCATTGGAGTTACAGCGAATGGAACGCCTGTAGTGTCTCGTGCGGCGGTGGCGTACAATTGAGAAGCGCGATATGCGTAGATGCAAACGAGAGGCAGGTACGAGAGGAAAATTGCGTCAAACAAGAGAAGCATCTCAAGAGAATATGCGGCCAGGAAGCTTGTCCGAAATGGGATCTAGGAGAATGGAGTCCG TGTTCCGTAACTTGTGGCATGGGAAAACGGCATAGAGCCTCCTGGTGCCAAGTCGAGAATCGCGTAGTACCGCGTACCTTTTGTAGCGGTGGTACATTGGTTACAACGACAGAAACCTGCGATGCTGGTTCTTGTTATCAGTGGCATGCCGGCGACTGGAGTCCG TGTTCGGTGACATGTGGCGAAGGAATATTGCGCAGAAAAGTCGTTTGCCAGAATGCCGATGGCTTGACGAGCGACGAATGTTCCATATCCGAGAAACCGGAAACTTCAATTGCTTGCACGCTAAAACCGTGCATCATTGTC GTCAGTCTACCGCCCATCACTTATGCATCCAATCCTCCGCGGGAAGAACCCTCTCAACAGGACAATGAAATTGACAGCAATGGTATCACGTTCCATTCGGGTTACAAATGGCATGTAGGATCTTATGGAGAG tgtTCGCGAAAATGTAATGTCGGATACAAAAGTAGAATAGTGAAGTGTATATCTTCAGAAACAGGAGTAGTCGCGCCCGATTATTATTGCGACTCTAACCAACAACCAATGATCAAAATGGCATGCAATCATCATCCATGCCCAACTTGGAATACCGGTGATTGGAGCGAG TGCAATGTAGAGTGCGGTGATGGATTCCAGCATCGCCAAGTTCGCTGCCAAAGTCATCATGGCGAAACTTTACCGGACGAGGAATGTATTGACGAACAACCGAAATACGTGCGGAGATGTCAGAAAGAATCTTGTAAGAGTAATCCTAAAAACATCAAGGAGAATAATTTAGAATCTAACATTGTCCGCAGATGGAAAATGTCTAATTGGACTCCC tgCTCGAAATCGTGTGGTACTGGGATTCAGACGCGAAGAGTGGACTGTACAATGAAAAGAGGCAGCCATGGACCGGAAATACCTGTTAAAGACGAGCAGTGCTTGAGATCGAAATTACGCAAGCCAAAATCTCAGAGATCGTGCCAACGCGTTGCTTGTGACTATATCTGGCAAGAAGGCACTTGGTCGGAG TGTTCGATGGAATGTGGTGAAGGAATACAACGTCGTGCAGTCACTTGCCATCGAGTGAATTACTATGGATGGATCGATCCCACCCCAACCGAAGGTTGTCCATTGGATCAGAAACCGGCTGAGAATCAAATTTGTAAACAACGAGAGTGtagcgataaatattattgggTCGCTGGCACATGGCGGAAA TGTAGCCATCCTTGTGGACGTAAAGGTCGACAAATCCGTAAAGTTTATTGTCACGATGCAATCGGTAAAAAAGTTGCGCGATTTCATTGTTCAGCCGAATATAAACCGCAACGGAAACGTAAGTGTAATCAAAGAAAATGCGGACCAGTTACTTGCCTTGAAATACAGAAACGACTCAAAGCTACCACAGACGGTGAATATCCATTATTAATTGGTGGCAGGAACATGACGATTTATTGTCACGGAATGTCGAGCGTCGAGCCACGAGAATATCTGACATTGCTAGCTGGTGATAGCGAGAATTATGCAGAAATTTACGACAAAAG GTTGAAATATCCACACACGTGCCCATTTAACGGTCAAAGGAACGACAGCTGCAACTGTGTGTCCGAATTGGGAACAGTTTCTGGTAGAACAATGTTCAAAAGGGTACGCATAGATCCTGCGAGACTTTATATTATAG CAAATGATTACACGTTTTCGTGGACGAAAGGAATGAAACGCGTCGAGTACGGCAAAGCCGGTGATTGTTATAGCCTTACTGATTGTCCGCAAGGACGTTTCAGCATCAATTTAAGAGGAACCACTTTGAGATTATCGCCAACAGTTACATGGGTTACGGAAACTTCAAGTACTTTTTTCGCGATCAATAAAATC AACGATCAGCGAATTCTTGGTAAATGTGGCGGTTATTGTGGCTTTTGTAAGCCGAAGACAGGTCTAAAACTGGATGTATTACCTCCCTAG